Within Vicia villosa cultivar HV-30 ecotype Madison, WI linkage group LG1, Vvil1.0, whole genome shotgun sequence, the genomic segment tatgcgtactctttatatatatttcctgaaagggaaattgcattggattagagtaccatattatcttaagcaaaattcatattattgttatcatcaaaactaagataattgataagaacaaatcttgttctaacaatagacAAAATCGATCCTTTCAAACACAAACATCTTAGGAAAAACACTCTTCCAGTTTCTATTATCCCTTATCACTATTCGAGCAAGAGCCAAAAGAGTCGAACTTCAATTCAACAAACCCTCGTCAGTTTCTCCTCACTGTAACTCCATCTCCATTTCTCTCACTCAAATTGCTAATTCATTTTCCACAATTTCAAAAGGGTTCAACGATTCTATCCAAAGCAAttgaattttgagtttctttcttTTAAGTATTTACTTCACTTGTTTGTTCAAAGTTTGTGTTTTTATGTTACCCTTTTGTTTATATGCAGATTCAATGTTAATCAAGTCctgaaaaatcaaatcaaattatttaACCATTATAATCATTTTAACGATATTGTTATTaatttgttattaattttttgttattgttgttgatgatgatgctgTTGtggttggattttattttatttctttgtagCCTGCAAAGTCTGAAATTGTTACTGAGAAGAGGTGCAAAGTTGAGATATTCATGTAAAAGAGCAAATTTGAGGCTTTAGGGTTCATGATGTTGAAACCCATGAAATGAAAgagttaatataatttaattagtaaaCTTAATCACAAAAGGATAAATGGCTCAGTGGTAAACTAATTGCTAAATGACTAGCATGTACCTGGTTTGAATCCAGGTCTAAGGCAAAGTTTTTGAGTTTTTgttgaattttaattaatatgGTGACGCCGTTTGAGaaaattggacggaaaggactaacgtgatcctttttgaacaattaaagtaCCACTTTAatactttttaaagataagggactaGAATAGACTTTGGAGTATAGTTAAGGgacaaaaagagtattttgccatcATTTTATATGTaccttttttctatgttttaagCTCTTTTCTCTTGATCATCAACCCTAATTCTTTGTAGAGAAATGTTATTTGTACACTAAAAATGACATTTACACCGTAACATTATATGGTTTTgcgttttataaatatttaattattaattttcctATACTTTGACACAACAATACATATACCTATGTGTTCTTGTGTAAAAAAACTGAATATGATGGAGCTTGCCTCCAGAGGTGAGGGAAGCTTTGACGGGATGATATTTATACGTATTCTGGGGGATTTGAAAATAGTGAGCTGATCACTGAATTACAAGAggagtgtcttgcttatccctctggCGGGAGCCCCTTTTATAGCTACTTTGGCCTTCAATGCCTCATTTAAGAAGCAACCTTTGGCCTTCCAACGTTACAAACATTGCTCAATCATTGAATACAAGGTTCGTGGATGACATATTTACTCATCAGTTACGGTCGGCTTGTGTGTAACCGTTAGGCGTTACATTCGAATTGGCCTATGTCTCTATGTATTCTTCTGGTACGCGGCTTGTTTGAGTACCCGGCTGATTCCTACTCGTGACTTCTGGGCATTCAGCCATGTCTACCTAGATAGACTCTTGTGAGTGCTCATTCCAGCTTGTAAACTCGACCAGACTTGAAGGCTTCTGCCAGATACGTCAATGGGATACCTTCTAAGAGCTTCACTTTGGCACGTCGTGCCCTTTATAAAAATTCTAATCCCTAAACACTATGCAATATTTGATAAGATGtaagtgaatggtgtatgtttTTTGGTGGACAAATAGCAAGCCTCTTCTTTTTATACCTTACCCATTGATACTCCCTCACCCATAATAGGTACAAAAGAGTAGAGTATGCCATATCTAAAATACTAGTATGAACTTAAATAATAATGATCATGAAATTGTCAGTATATCATGACTATATTTATCTTAAGAAAATAATGTGCTGCGTTATACACATTTTACAAATTTTACACTAAGACAAAAACTAATTcaagatataaaaaaaaattaaataaatacaatGAAATCGTAAGCAGAGGGGAGTTCAACTAGAAACAGACAGTCAAACCGGAGGGCGCGGCGAGTCAACAGCCGCCGCCGTCGTAGCTGCTGAAGCAGAAGTACCTTCCCCAGCGCTATTAGCCACCCTCGGTGACCTAATCGACGACGCTCTCACAAGAAAAGGAGGCGCCATAGTAAAAACCCACCGGTCCGATTTAAAACCCCGGTCCAACCACCTTACAGACTTCCCTCTGCTACTCCCCTCCCCACCACCGGTCCGATATCCCCTCCGTGAACTAGTTTCTCTCGGCAACACAACCAAGCTTCTAGCCCGATGCAATTCCGGGTTCTGTAATATCTGTTTCCTCATTTCCAAAGGCAACCTCAAAGTAAACCGCTCAGTATTCTCACCCGGTTGAACCAAAGAATGACCGGTCGAATGAGACCGCGGAAACCAACGAGGCCTTCCAGACCGGGAGCCTCTCGTACGGTTCCGGTTCAGCGTCTCGTTCACGGTCAACACTTCCGGTTCGGTTGACTCTTTAACAGAACCATCCATATTTTGATGTTCATGAACCGATTCAACTACGTCGTTTTGAGCCTCGATATCTTGTTGTTCTGTATTAAACAACGGGATTCCGTGAACCGATTCACCCGGTTGAGGAACCAAGTTCGCTCTGCAAACCGGGCAAGTCGTATGTGAACCGAGCCACTCATCAATACACTCAGGGTGAAAAACATGATCACACTTCGGAATCAAACGCAGCGTTTCAGTTTCTTCAAACTCGTTCAAACACACAGCACATTCTAGAGTCCCTTTTCCGATTTTGTGAATCTTCACGAACGAGTATTCGAAAATCGGAAACGTTTCAAGCACGGAAGCATCAAGACCACGCGCCGCGCGTCGTGATCGTCCTGTGACACCAGCCATGTTGCGGATGCTGTTGGAAGGTGAATCAGCGCATTGACGGATGTAGATTGAGAAGAATCCCATCAGAAAGAGAGCTGCGATGAGTATCACGATAATTATCGCCATGGAGGGGCTTACACGGTTGTAATAGTTGTTGTCGTTTGCGTTACCGTTTGTGTTACCGTTGACTGACTGTGCTCCGGCGAAGGGGAAGTGGACACCGGagaaaaacaaaaagacaaaGAAATAACATAGAgggatatttttgtcattttggtTATCCATTGTTGATGAAATAGTTGAGATGAGAGTAATGACTGAACTCTCTGTAAAGAAAAGGAGAATGAGTCTGAAGAAGTGAAGGTGAGAGAGGTTATATTATATATGAAATGAAATGAAGGGTTTGGTTTGTGCGTGAGAATAAAAAGACACAATCAAAGGTGTTGTGTTTTGTGTTTGTTTAAGACAATTTGATTAAGATTAGAAGGTGTCGTGTAGTTTGGGTCGGGTTCTAAAGTCACTGAAAATGGGGTCCACTTGGAGTAATAATCTTATGTTGGTCAGAGACGGTGTACAAGTACAAACGTGGACCAACATAATAGAGCGGAATCTTCCGAAAAAGATTGACCAATCTCGTTCGTTTGGGATGCTTGTGTGTTGTGTTTTGCACTATTGGGTGATGTTTGTATTATTGTTATGTTTGTTTACTTATGTGTATGCTTTGTTTGGTTAGTTTATTACTCGCACGTTTTTCTTGCCTGGTTAAATAATTCGAAGAAGATTTGGATGAGAAAGGGGAGAAACAGGAAAAAACTTCAAGATTTTCCATTAATAAAAAAAGGTTCCAGCAAAAATTAATGCGAAATTTCTTATTTTTGTTATAATTGTTAAGTGAAAATGCTTATAATGTTTTACCTTTTGAAATATAAAATCCAACCTgtcatttttaatttttccaaATAAATCATTACAATTTAGGTTGTTTGCTGCTATATAGGATCAAATACAGAAattgttaatttatatttatttaatactttctctagtattattattattattattacaagaaattatttatttttgggtATATTGagtaaagggttaaatatataaaaaatttgtgataatttttttttaaaactgttcTGGACTGAGCTAAGACTCGGCCCAGTCTACTTTCGGTCCAATTGAACTTGGAGGCCCAAAACGTCTCTAAGTTCTGGAGGAGCAGACACGTGTTCGGCTCCTCGTAAGCCCAATAGTGTTGGAGCACTACGGAACGTGCTCGGTATATAATGCTCCCCACGAGCGTCCCATCTGACGAGGACTTCCCTCCTCATCCAGACTCAGGCTCACCAGGCACGCTCCCCGCGAGCGTCCCTTCCGCCGAGAACTCTCTTCCTCGTAGCCTTATGCCGaggaccctcctcctcgtagggttACTTCACATCCAACCCCCGAATAGTACGGAGTCCAGGTAGTTCCTGAAAGACtgcgtctcccttaaacttcggagtggttgaccAGGACGGAGACCGCGTACTGGTCTCCGATATTTCCACCTAGAATCCTGGCAGTCTCTAAACTGGGCTTGGGTATCAAGTCCAATAACGAGATCTTGGCACAGcattgggggctataaataccctctttcacttgagggtcaggtattctattcttatCCTTTTACCTTGTACTTGCGCTCTGCTACTCATCTTCTCACTTTAGCATCGGAGTGTCTTGCATGTACACCCCCCAGTTCACAGAGGATCCAAATTCGTGCAGGCCTTGAAGATCCATCTGATCAGGTGAGATAAAAAATCCTTCTCACAATATCTATATTCCGTCAATTAGAccattaattttcaaatttcttcaaaaaatttCTCTTTATTGTCACGTGGCTTGGACATATTGACAccatgatatttttttaattaaaattttctcaTTATTGCCATGTGGCTTGGGCATATTAACCCATgacattattttcttttaattaaataattttacgTTGATTAATctgtttaaataatatatttttttatattttgttatagaatatatattttatatattaattattttatagaatacttattattaatttttttacagAATGTTtatgaattaataatttttttaatttttttatattaagaaATAAATTAAAGCAAATATTTAATTGACATGcacttttaaatgattttaaCTTGTAAGTCCATTTGtgaatttgttttataaaaatttatttgttttgtgtaAGTGAGACTTCAATTATTAGTACTACAATATTATAGATATTTTCATTGTTTCATGTAATGTAATGAAACGTGTGGAGCATTTTTATACTGATCCTGTtagtgcacaatgaataaagatggtgacaaagagaataacggcgcaaagattaatgaaagAGAATACAGTTGTtgataataaatgatagctactacaaggctatttatacaaaagaaaattcttgccacgtaggccctaacagactaaacttagtgaacaagtttaaggtacaaacagtacaatactacaaaatactaaagtacccttactactaaacagctaagctaatgagacccagaagataacatcttctggtcaacaacatcttctgagtaaccatcagaagatcagcccacatcagaacttctgatgctcatcttctgaatattgaattactcttcaataccatcccttaattcatattcttcaatcaaagttgataacgccaattccatcccttaagagcagaaattgatccgtcttgatcgccttcgtcagaacatctgccatctgcttctgggtgctgcagtgcacaacttctaatgttccattctggacttggcttctcaagaaatgatacttagtctcaatatgcttgcttcttccgtgtaacaccagattcttggcaagattgattgcagacttgttatcaatcatcaactttagaggcttcttcactctaatcttcagatcttctaatagattcagaagccacacagcttgacatgcagctacagcgcctgcgatgtactcagcttcacaggttgatagagcaacaacaggttgcttcttggaactccaagaaataggacctcccagaaacataaacaaatatccaTAAGTACTCCTtatatcaactctgtctccacaccaatcagaatcagaataactcaataattctgattcttcctttttcccagaaggaaacaatatgccaaacttcagagttcccttgacatacctcaagattctgacagcagcttggtaatgggaccacttaggtttactcatgaacttactaaccaatccaactgcatagcatatatcaggcctggtattacacaaatacctcagAGAACCCACCAGCAATTTGAagatcgtagcatcaacatcttcaccttcagaatcagagtccaacttctgattcgtttctgacggtgtaacaacagctttgcaattctccagcttgaatttctttagaagttctaactcatacttcagctgatgcagaatgataccatcttctgagtacagaatctccatccctagaaaatatgacattttcccaaggtgtGTAATCTCAAACTAATTCATcaacaccttcttgaacttcatcagatcttttGGACAACTCCCcataagcaatatgtcatcaacatacagacacaacagaatcatattgcttccagaatgttgcacataaactccatattccatctcacacttctgaaacccttgcttcttgaaaaataaatcaatcttcaaattccaagctctgggtgcttgcttcaatccatacagagctttatgTAATTTgcacaccatcccttccttattctttttcacaaagccagggggttgtgacacgtatacctcctcttgtaatggaccgttcagaaatgcagactttacatccagatgcatcaaggaccaacctctatttgcagctaacgcaatcaccagtctgattgtttcatgtctagctacaggagcaaacacctcaaagtaatctagcccaggtttctgaagaaaacctctagccactagcctcgctttgtgtttaccaactgatccatctggtttcagctttactttgaaaacccatatgacgctgatggcttttttcttctttggaagttctgtcagcttccaagtcttgtttctttctatagcctcaagttcttattTCATGACATTTAGCCAGACTTTCTTATTGAGCGCTTCTTCAATAcccactggttcagaatctactaacatggcacactgaatgacatccccttctgaatcaacttatgtgtcttgcaacatgtcaaaatctgcaaaccttcttggtatagttctgactctttgtggtcgctgagctacttcagagtcagctactccagagtctccaccttcatgatcatctccagaagcttgccCTCCAGACTCtacgtcttcagagttttcccttccagaatcatgactaccaccagattctgggtcatcatcagaatctgggtcagaatcagattcaccatctgactcatcttcagaagatgcttcatcttctgactcgtcttcagaatattcttcatcttctgactctaacttttcttcaaaagttatctctacatcagaagttggttgagactctctccaatcctaaacttctgattctttcacaatgacgtctctgctgacttcaactttgttagtctctggacaatagagcttgtatgcacctgtactgtggtacctcaccaataacatcactttacttctatcatccagcttcttccttctagcttctggaacgtgtttgtaacacacagaaccaaaaaccttcagatgactaacactctgcttctccttagtccacttctctaaaggaacaatttccttcagcctcttcgttggaaacctgttgagcacatatgctgcagtagctacagcttctccccatagattatgaggaagcttcttctcttttagcatacttctcgtcatatcaagcaaagtacggtttctacgttcagcaagaccattgtgttgaggagtataaggagcagtaacctcatgctcaattccattatcatcacagaacttctggagttctgtagagttatactcgccttcaccatccgttctgagaatctttatcttctgaccactctgcttctcagccttcaccttgaacttctggaattctgtgaacacctcagtcttaaactgGATAAgcgttacccacgtcattcttgtgaactcgtccacaaaagacacaaaatacctatttcctccaagtgaaggttctggaaatggtccacacacattagattgcactactcccagagcatgcttttctcttggagcaacttctgatacaaatggcaatctcggttgcttgcctttcatgcatacctcacaagacttctcaggcttcacaatctttggaatgccatgtacaagcttcttagaacttagatgtcccagacttctatagtttaagtgccccaacctcttatgccacagcttactatctccttctgagccttcagcactcagacactctgtttcagctttttctacattcaccttgaatgttctgttgattccctgttgtaatacggtaaactgacttttataatcgaaatgtcgcggtaagcaagagtcgccaccgacttttattttatccaaattaattagaaaggctaaaagaacagaaaaaacctttaaaagaaattttgagttcggggggtaattatgcaaagggaaggtgtaaggcaccctttgcatccatggttttccatgggctcttaattgctttgctcgttttgaaaccaaaagtttagaaatgtatagaagatgaagaaacaaggactttagctcgtaaatgagcgtagccttgaaagtgttttagaaaaagtgtaaggaaaatatttttagagcaaggcaaagcaattaagggcaattacctggttagatgagaaatgttcttttagcctttccgggtgaaagggtctatccatgccatagagggcaggaagcctttcgtttggatgttaacgggtcatcgcattatcgttcgccataagactgacccatgccatagagaggcaggtagtctaagggaaggatcagaataaccttttcgtaggcaaatagaggatacctcagcttttttcgtaggcaacttccgagggtcgaggtcatattagtgtatcgaaggcagcatcattagggtcgtatgacctttgtatttatcgaggcagcatggctgaggtatcctcgtattcgagggacatggctattctgcaaaaaacacaaggcaacaggcaacaaggcaacagagaggataCCCAAAACTGTGCGTGTGTGcgccaatcacgtgattatgttcagctatgttatcttgtaaaattacgtgatgctacttcaattaataagttgcactccctagaattactaaccacgcagtttaatatagtttaatataaacagtaataacggggaagggaaattgtaaccagcggaggagaggggaattgaaaccagcgggatataattaaaaattaaaacaaaaaatattagagttagggtttagggttaccaatacgcgTAGCCTTGGCAATtatcaaaccctgaaaattggaaaagaaagaataaacaaagaagggtgagtgcattatcggttcggaggcaaacgaggttaaccctaaaaatataaggataaagaatttaaaaataattaaataaacaaagaaaggcacttagctttgcatttgatctgatatgattggcagtcggaggaagcctcggggtaaccctgaaaaatggcaaaggcaaaagAGAaggaaggcaagacaaaccctgattttaaaaggaaacaaaatagactttgaataaatagaatacttagcttcgCTTTGACGTAGGTTGATAGTCGGgggttgcctgaagcattgactctgaccctcGGAGAATTGACAGAAAAATAACAGGaaacagtgagtgtatggctaattcaatggcaattaaatttaaccctaatttgataaaaaagaacaagataaaataaaatgattatttaaaataaatatgaagtaggacttagcttttggcttgacgtggcgcatagtcggaaagcgtttgaaaagtaaccctgaaaaggtataaataaaaaaacattcagtgtagggcatgaccttcgtaaaccctgattagggtacgaatttaaataagaaaatacaaacgatttaattaattattggtctcgcgacctaattaattaaatcgggataataaaattaaatcgagtgtaaaagtaatttttatgaatttttggaataaaaatagatatgattttttgaataaatagaagtaattaaatataatctaaataaataaattaaataaacatataagaaaataatataaatattttttgaataaataagtaaataaatataatatgataaatatatatatatatatatatatatatatatatatatatatatataatattatgtattaataaataaatataagtaaagaaaacaaatattgtaaatatttaagtaaaataaattagtatataaaataaaataaaataaataaatatttattatataaaaggtttttgaaaataaaatacataatagCTTTTATATAatagagaagaaaaaaagaatttaaaacaataaatatatatattataaactaaataaaataggctgtgtaattaaaaattaaaaaaaaattgcaaaaaacttaacttttgatTCAGTGTGGCACGCGCGTGAGTGTATGATAGACCTGCAGCCTTTAGGAACGTTGGATCTGAGACTAAAACGATCCCATGGACAAGCGCTGAGGACCATAGCATCCAGATAGGTCTTAAAGCACCGGATCCCAGGATATGTCCGCGCGCCCTTTTTCGAAACTGGCCAATCACGTGATGACACGCagtcatcttcaaccttgggCCGTTGCCTTAGAGCCCCCCTATACCCACGGTTCTGCATCTCCGTTGCCATAGCCTGAAAAACAACGAATACATCCAAACACCACCAAAAACTTTTCGCGACCATACCATTTTGGTCGTCTCAGTCTCACGAACTTATGGATACCTGCAATTAGGTCTAATTTTTTCTAAAACGAAAAGCCCTAATACATAACCTAGAAGTTCATCCATGGTGAGATATGGCTATCGTGCCCAGAAATCAAATTAAAGCTTCAGAAACATTAAAAGAATCATGACAAACATAGATATACAATTAGAATTCGTTTATGTTGCATGATTTGGCATAATCGAATGAGTTTAGAAAAGTGCAAACCGTGAGTTATGATGGTGCGTTCTTGATGTCTCAGGCCCTGGGAATGATTGGGACAGCTTCCTTGAGGATCCTGGAACACGTTGCAATCCACAAAACCACTTGAATTGTCCTCTAATTCAGAATTCGAAATTGAGTTTTCTTGGAATTTTTTGGACTCGGTTTTAGGGTTCTTTGGCAGCAGAATCCGTCCCCTAatgatatgtgaatgatgtgtttaTATAAGAGAATGTATTAGGGTTGTTATTCTGACTTCAATCTTCAAGGATCACTGATTGGAAATCTCAAAAATTTGATTCATGGAAGTTTCTATATTAggtccaatttcaatcttttatgATCAATATCACATTGCACAAAATTGACTATGGTATATGGtatttatttgttggaatttgattgaaaatcaaatcaaaattaaatctcttccatatttctttgaatatttgattttagatcactttttaaatgaataaaaaataatataaaattcacAAATTCGTGGCAAATGATTTATGGGCTCTTAACATCataaggaacaagtttggatcttgAAAATATAGGCTCATTAGCaagaaattcaaaactctttcacatttctccctccaaaatagtccaactttgacaaggtctatctctctcaatttttgaggtatggaagtgttctaggactttttagaaaccttagagagtcctctaaccagtgtctttggtctcatgtcaaaattattttccatgctcattctatttccttttgaaaaaagtgtctttttgttggcttttgaaaaggacctataatgttttggtccatatctctcaaatgaagcatttttagacttggcatgtgagacacaattttgtatagaatcaaatttctttcaaaatgagctttggatggaaaattttggatgttccatgtgagagttatggctggtcaaagttctgttgacttttcctatacaaaaccctaattttgaaactttttgatttgttgatttttttgatttttccttgatgaaccatggtgAATGATAcctcaatatgaggatcttgacaaaaaatcaggagttttgactttactttgaccacagttgactttttaggtcaaccagtcgactgttgactttctgaataattgagtgaccaattctttgaaatgagccttgatacttgtcatagggatgatgtgagatgtattgagccattgattcactgattttcctttgagtgagccaaaccctagttttagagcctggtataggagagtgtgtcttggagctttgtgtattgatttgtatttgtataagagaaatagtgtaggcaaattttggggtatgacacctgttcagattgcataatcaacttctgatcggaatcatacaacttcaagaggttgttcttcataacaactgagaaacctttctcaatgagctgatcTACGCccatcagattgcttctgattccaggaacataccaaa encodes:
- the LOC131616261 gene encoding E3 ubiquitin-protein ligase ATL6-like; amino-acid sequence: MDNQNDKNIPLCYFFVFLFFSGVHFPFAGAQSVNGNTNGNANDNNYYNRVSPSMAIIIVILIAALFLMGFFSIYIRQCADSPSNSIRNMAGVTGRSRRAARGLDASVLETFPIFEYSFVKIHKIGKGTLECAVCLNEFEETETLRLIPKCDHVFHPECIDEWLGSHTTCPVCRANLVPQPGESVHGIPLFNTEQQDIEAQNDVVESVHEHQNMDGSVKESTEPEVLTVNETLNRNRTRGSRSGRPRWFPRSHSTGHSLVQPGENTERFTLRLPLEMRKQILQNPELHRARSLVVLPRETSSRRGYRTGGGEGSSRGKSVRWLDRGFKSDRWVFTMAPPFLVRASSIRSPRVANSAGEGTSASAATTAAAVDSPRPPV